The following are encoded together in the Prionailurus viverrinus isolate Anna chromosome B3, UM_Priviv_1.0, whole genome shotgun sequence genome:
- the NEK9 gene encoding serine/threonine-protein kinase Nek9, producing MSVLGEYERHCDSINSDFGSESGGGGDSGPGPSAGPGPRAGGGAAEQEELHYIPIRVLGRGAFGEATLYRRTEDDSLVVWKEVDLTRLSEKERRDALNEIVILALLQHDNIIAYYNHFMDNTTLLIELEYCNGGNLYDKILRQKDKLFEEEMVVWYLFQIVSAVSCIHKAGILHRDIKTLNIFLTKANLIKLGDYGLAKKLNSEYSMAETLVGTPYYMSPELCQGVKYNFKSDIWAVGCVIFELLTLKRTFDATNPLNLCVKIVQGIRAMEVDSSQYSLELIQMVHACLDQDPERRPTADELLDRPLLRKRRREMEEKVILLNAPTKRPRSSTVTEAPIAVVTSRTSEVYVWGGGKSTPQKLDVIKSGCSARQVCAGNTHFAVVTVEKELYTWVNMQGGTKLHGQLGHGDKASYRQPKHVEKLQGRAIRQVSCGDDFTVCVTDEGQLYAFGSDYYGCMGVDKVAGPEVLEPMQLNFFLNNPVEQVSCGDNHVVVLTRNKEVYSWGCGEYGRLGLDSEEDYYTPQKVDVPKALIIVAVQCGCDGTFLLTQSGKVLACGLNEFNKLGLNQCMSGIINHEAYHEVPYTTSFTLAKQLSFYKIRTIAPGKTHTAAIDERGRLLTFGCNKCGQLGVGNYKKRLGINLLGGPLGGKQVVRVSCGDEFTIAATDDNHIFAWGNGGNGRLAMTPTERPHGSDICTSWPRPIFGSLHHVPDLSCRGWHTILIVEKVLNSKTIRSNSSGLSIGTVVQSASPGGGGGGGEEEDSQRESETPDPSGGFRGTMEADRGMEGLVSPTEAMGIISGASSSCPGWLRKELENAEFIPMPDSPSPLSAAFSESEKDTLPYEELQGLKVASEAPSEHKPPVGAWPPRLSPAETCAGKGTPLTPTCACSTLQGEVERLHGLVLKCLAEQQKLQQENLQIFTQLQKLNKKLEGGQQEGMHSKGTQTAKEEMEMDPKPDLDSDSWCLLGTDSCRPSL from the exons ATGTCGGTGCTGGGCGAGTACGAGCGACACTGCGATTCCATCAACTCGGACTTTGGGAGCGAGTCCGGGGGTGGCGGGGACTCGGGCCCGGGGCCCAGTGCTGGTCCGGGGCCGCGAgccggcggcggcgcggcggagCAGGAGGAGCTGCACTACATCCCCATCCGCGTCCTGGGCCGCGGcgccttcggggaggccacgctGTACCGCCGCACCGAG GATGACTCGTTGGTTGTGTGGAAGGAAGTTGATTTAACCCGACTGTCAGAGAAGGAACGTCGTGATGCCTTGAATGAGATTGTTATTCTGGCGCTGCTGCAGCATGACAACATTATTGCCTACTACAATCATTTCATGGACAATACGACTCTGCTGATTGAGCTGGAATATTGTAATG GAGGGAACCTGTATGACAAAATCCTTCGCCAGAAGGACAAGTTGTTTGAGGAAGAG atGGTGGTGTGGTACCTATTTCAGATTGTTTCAGCAGTGAGCTGTATCCATAAAGCTGGAATCCTTCATAG agatataaagacattaaatatttttctgaccAAGGCAAACCTGATAAAACTTGGAGATTATGGCCTAGCAAAGAAACTTAATTCTGAGTATTCCATGGCTGAGACG CTTGTGGGAACGCCATATTACATGTCTCCAGAGCTCTGCCAAGGAGTAAAATACAATTTCAAGTCTGATATCTGGGCAGTAGGCTGTGTCATTTTTGAACTGCTTACACTAAAGAGAACATTTGATGCCACA AATCCACTCAATTTGTGTGTGAAGATTGTACAAGGAATCCGGGCCATGGAAGTTGATTCTAGCCAGTACTCTTTGGAACTGATTCAAATGGTCCATGCATGCCTTGACCAG GATCCTGAGCGGAGACCCACAGCAGATGAACTTCTGGATCGTCCTCTTCTCAGGAAACGCAGGAG agagaTGGAGGAAAAAGTCATACTGCTTAATGCACCTACAAAAAGACCAAG GTCAAGCACTGTGACTGAAGCACCCATTGCTGTGGTAACGTCACGAACCAGTGAAGTCTATGTTTGGGGTGGTGGAAAATCCACTCCCCAGAAACTGGATGTCATCAAGAGTGGCTGTAGTGCCCGGCAGGTGTGTGCAGGGAATACCCACTTTGCTGTGGTCACAGTGGAGAAGGAACTGTACACCTGGGTG AACATGCAAGGGGGTACTAAACTCCATGGTCAGCTGGGCCACGGAGACAAAGCCTCCTACCGACAGCCAAAGCATGTGGAAAAGTTGCAAGGCAGAGCTATCCGTCAGGTGTCCTGTGGTGATGATTTCACTGTCTGTGTGACAG atGAGGGTCAGCTCTATGCCTTTGGATCTGATTATTATGGCTGCATGGGGGTGGACAAGGTTGCTGGGCCCGAAGTACTAGAACCCATGCAGCTGAACTTCTTCCTGAACAATCCAGTGGAGCAGGTCTCCTGTGGAGATAATCATGTGGTGGTTTTGACACGAAACAAAGAAGTCTATTCTTGGGGCTGTGGTGAATATG GACGACTGGGTTTGGATTCAGAAGAAGATTATTATACACCACAAAAG gtGGATGTTCCCAAGGCCTTGATTATTGTCGCGGTTCAGTGTGGCTGTGATGGGACTTTTCTGCTGACCCAGTCAGGTAAAGTGCTGGCCTGTGGACTCAATGAATTCAATAAGCTGGGTCTGAATCAGTGCATGTCTGGAATCATAAACCATGAA GCTTACCACGAAGTTCCCTACACAACCTCCTTTACCTTGGCCAAACAGCTGTCCTTTTATAAGATCCGTACAATTGCCCCAGGCAAGACTCACACGGCTGCTATTGATG AACGAGGCCGGCTGCTGACCTTTGGCTGCAATAAGTGTGGACAGCTGGGCGTTGGGAATTACAAGAAGCGTCTAGGAATCAACCTGCTGGGAGGACCCCTAGGTGGGAAGCAAGTGGTCAGGGTCTCCTGCGGTGATGAGTTTACCATTGCTGCCACCGATG atAATCACATTTTTGCCTGGGGCAACGGTGGTAATGGTCGCCTGGCAATGACCCCCACAGAGAGACCACATGGCTCTGACATCTGCACCTCATGGCCTCGGCCTATTTTTGGATCTCTGCATCACGTCCCAGACCTATCTTGCCGTGGCTGGCACACCATTCTCATTGTTG AGAAAGTATTGAATTCTAAGACCATCCGTTCCAATAGCAGTGGCTTATCCATTGGAACTG TGGTTCAGAGTGCTAGCCCAGGAGGCGGCGGCggtgggggagaagaggaggacagTCAGCGGGAATCTGAAACTCCTGATCCAAGCGGAGGCTTCCGAGGAACAATGGAAGCAGACCGAGGAATGGAAGGTTTAGTCAGTCCCACGGAGGCCATGGGGATCATTAGTGGGGCCAGCAGCTCCTGCCCTGGCTGGCTTCGAAAG GAGCTGGAAAATGCAGAATTCATCCCCATGCCTGACAGCCCATCTCCCCTAAGTGCAGCTTTTTCAGAGTCTGAGAAAGACACCCTGCCCTATGAAGAGCTGCAAGGACTCAAAGTGGCCTCTGAAGCTCCTTCGGAACACAAGCCCCCAGTAGGAGCCTGG cCACCTCGGCTGAGTCCTGCAGAGACCTGTGCTGGGAAGGGAACGCCATTAACTCCTACCTGTGCCTGCAGCACTCTGCAGGGAGAGGTTGAGAGATTGCACGGGCTGGTGTTAAAGTGTCTGGCTGAACAACAGAAGCTACAGCAAGAAAACCTCCAGATTTTTACCCAACTACAGAAGCTGAACAAGAAATTAGAAGGAGGGCAGCAG